The window GCTGCCGCTGGCGCTGGAACGAATGCGTTCCGCCGTCGGGGCCGGGGCCGGTACGCTCTGGATGGCCGATGAGGGAGACATGGCACGGTGCCGTGTCGGGGCGGGAGAAATCGGCGAACGGCTGCTGGGCGCGCAACGCCCCTGGAGCGAGGTCGCGGACGCTCTCCCGTCAGCGGTGGGTGCCACCCTGGTAGTCCCCCTGCAGGTCGGCGACGAGCGGGTTGGCGTCATCCAGCTGTCCGACAAAGGCGGCCCAGGCGGCCTGTTCAACGTTGACGACCGGGAGCTGGTCGAAGCGCTGGCTCCGGTCACGGCCCTGGCGCTCCGAAACGCGCGGGTGCACAGCGCGGGTCAGCGCGCCGAGGACATCACCCTCATTCTCGAGATCAGCCGTGAAATCGGCTCCACCCTGGACCTCGATCGAGTGCTCCGGTCGGTGGTGAATCTCGCCTCCCGCGCGCTGACGTTCGACCGCGGGGCGGTCGGACTCTACGACAAAGGGAAATGTGAGATCCGCGCGGTCGCCGGCCAGGAGCACGTGGACCCGAAAGATCCCCGGCTGCAGGATCTCATCGCCCGTGCCGGCTGGGCGGCCGGCCGGGGAGAGACGCTCTACCTGAGCGACCGACATGCGCCCACCTCCGATGCCGAGCGGGTATTTCTCACCATCTTCGGCCCCGACCTGGAGACGGACGGGGTGGAGAGTGGGCTCTACCTCGCCCTCAAGGACGAGGAGGGAATCCTTGGCGTGCTGGTCTTCGAGTCCAGCACACCGGATCTCGCCACCGAGAATCAGCGCGGGCTGCTGATGATCCTGGCCAATCAGACCGCCGTCGCCCTTCGGAACGCCCAGCTCTACAACCAGGTGCCGATGGTCGACGCCATCGGTGCCATCGCTGCGAAGAAGCAGGCGCTGCTGGCGCTCCCGAAGCGGCGAGTCCAGCTCTATGCCGGGGTCGGGCTGGCGTTGCTCGCCGGGTTGACCCTCATCCGTTGGCCGCTTCGAGTCGCCGGGTCCGGTCCAACGTTCCGGGCCATGTCGCTGGCCCCAGTGCGGGCGCTGGTTCCGGGGGTGGTTGAGCGGGTGCTGGTGGCCGAAGGTACCCTGGTGCCGCGAGGCGCCCCGTTGGCATCGCTTCGGGCTACCCGCTTGGCCGCCGACCGCGAGGCGACGGTCGCCGAGGCCGCCACCGCGCAGCGGCAAGCCGCGCAGGCGGCTGCCCGAGGCGATGCGGGCGAGGAGCGGCTTCAGCGAGACCGGGGCGACGCGCTTCAGCGCGAGGTGTCGATCCTGGACCAAGAGCTGGCGCTGACCACGATCCGCGCGCCGGTCTCCGGCGTGGTCCTCACCCCACATGTGGGAGAGCGGGCAGGCGCCTCGGTGGAGGAGGGAGACCTTCTGGTCACCCTGGGCCGTATCGACACGCTGGAGCTCGAGTTCGGGGTCGATCAACGGGATATCGGACGGGTGCACCCGGGGCAGGAAGTCCGCTTCCGGGTGGACGCCCTGCCCCAGCGCACCCTGACGGGCCGGGTGAGCTCGGTGGGTCTGCTGCCCAGCGATACCGCGGGCGGGGTGCAGTATCCGGTCCGGGCCATGGTGCCCAATCCCGACGGCGTCCTCAAGCCGGACATGGCGGCGTACGTCCGGGTGCTGACCGCGCCCGCATCGACTGCGGGGCGGCTGCTGCGGGGTCCGTCCCGATGGGTGCGGCTCGCCTGGTGGAGACTCTGGTCGTGAAACGAACTCTCCTGTTGTTCCCGATCCTGGTTGCCTGTGGCTGCCGCCAGCCCGGCCCGTCCACCAAGGCCACCGCCGCGGCCGCGAATGACTCCGCAGGGTCGCCGCCGGCCTCGCTGGTCACCGCGGACACCGCCACCATCGACGCGCCGCTCTCGCTGCCGGCCCAGCTCTACGTCGAGCACGACGCCGTCGTCTTCGCCCGGTCGGCCGGCGTCGTCGAATCCATCTTCGTCGACCTGGGCAGCCGGGTGGCGGCGAACCAGGTGCTCGCGAAGCTGGAGAGCACCGAGCAAGCGATCGCGCTCGATCAGGCGCGCGATCGGTTCGCCAACGCGAAGCAGCGGGTGGAACGGCAGCGCGCGCTCAAGACCGCCGGCGTGGTGACGCAGGCGGACTCCGAGCAGATGGAGTTCGAGTATCGGGCCGCAGAGCTGGCGCTCAGACAGGCCCAGCGGGACTACGACCTCACCCGGATCGCCTCTCCTTTCAGCGGGGCGCTCACCTCCCGCACCGCCCGGATCGGGCGACTGGTCCGCTCAGGGGACACCCTGTTCAGGGTGACCGCGCTCGCCCCGATACTCGCCACCGTGCGCGTCCCCGAGACGTCCGCCTTCGGCCTCAAGGTGGGCAGCACCGCGGAGGTGGTCGGTCCTCGGGGGGAGCGGGCGACCGCCCGGATGGTGCGGGCGAGCCCGGTGGTCGACGCCGCGAGCGGCACCCGAGAGGTGGTCCTTCAGGTGGCGCCGGGCACCAGGCTCACCCCGGGTTCCACCGTCACGGTCCGGATCGGCTCGGAGCGGCGGCAGGTCGTCACCCTTCCCCGCAGCGCCATCGGCTCGGAAGGGTACGCCCTGGTCTGGGAAGACCATCGAACCGCCCTCCGGGCCGTGACCCTGGGCAGCGCCGTCCCGGGCGACCGGGTCGAGGTGGTGAGCGGACTCGCCCCCGGCGAGCGGGTCGTACCGAGCGGACCGTGAGCGCGCCCAAGCTTCGCCCCGATCTCGTCTTCGTCGAACAGACTTACCGGGGCGAGCAGAGCTTCATCGTCAAAGACCCCGCGAGCCACAAGTATTTCCGGTTCCGCCCGGTCGAGGCCCTGGTCATGCGCGCGCTCGACGGCCAACCACTCGAGCAGGCCGCGGCGGCGCTGGTCGAGCAGGGCACCAGGGTGACGGCGGCCGCGCTGGAGAAGTTCGCCGCGAAGCTCAAGAAGATGGACCTGTGCGAGCGCACCCTGGAGGAGCGCTCGATCATGCTCATGGAGCGCCTGCGGGCAGACCGCCGGCAGCGGCTCAAGCCGCCGCTCTTCCAAGGCGACCTGCTCCGCCTCCGCTGGTCGATCGGCGACCCCGATGCGCTCTTCGATCGATGGATGCCCCGCTTCCACTTCTTCTTCACCCGTGCCGGCGTGGCTCTGGCCCTGGCGATGTTCGCCATCTACTTCATCGTCCTGGCCGTCAAATGGCCGGAGTTCAGCGACGTGGTGCGGCGGGTCTTCAGCTTCGAGCCCCGAACGATCGCGCTCATGTACGTGTCCTTCCTGTTCGTGGCCGCGATCCACGAGCTGGGACACGGCTTCGCCTGCAAGCATTTCGGCGGCCAGGTGCACGAGATCGGTGCCATGCTGCTCTACTTCGACCTGGCCTTCTTCTGCAACGTGAACGACGCCTGGAGCTTTCCCGAGCGGAGGGCCCGGCTGTGGGTCACCGCGGCGGGATCATGGATCCAGCTCATCCTGGCGGGTGGGGCGGGCATCGTCTGGTGGGCCACACCCGCGGGTACGCTGCTCTCCGATTTCGCCATGGCCACCTTCGTCATGGCGGGTATCCTGACCGTCATTCTGAACCTGAATCCGCTCATCCCGCTGGACGGCTACTTCGCCCTGATGGATTACCTCGAGATCGCGAACCTCCGGCCCCGCGCCTTCGGCTACCTTGGCTGGGCGGTGAAACACCACCTGCTGGGGATCGATGTCCCCCAGCCGCCGGCGGATGAGCGCGAGCAGCGGATTTTTCTCTGGTACGGCGTCCTCGCCGCGCTCTACAGCGGATTCATCCTGTACGCCTTTGCCGGGCTCGTCTACGGATGGATGGACCGAGCGCTCGGCACCTTGGGGGTGCTGCTTTTCATCGGGGGCGCATGGCTCATGTTCCGCCGGCAGCTGCGGGAGTTCGGCACCGCCGCATGGCTGGCGGTGCGGCAGCGGATATCCACGGTGGGGACGGGCCGGCGCCGGCGGTTGGCGTGGGGGACGGGGGCGGTCCTGGTGCTCGGGGCGGTGATCCCGCGCCCGATCACGGTAACCGGCCGCTTCAGCGCGTCGCCGGCGCTCTCCATCCCTCTGACGGCTCCGGAAGCCGGCATGGTGGACCGGGTGCTGGTGCGGGAGGGCACCCGGGTCACGGCCGGGGCGCCGGTGATCGAGATCCGAAATCTGCCGCTGGAGCGGCGAGCGGCGGCCTCGGACCGGCTGGTGGACTCGCTCGCCGCGCTCGAGACTCGGGCCCGAGCGCTCGGCCAGGAGGACGAGCTCGGGCGTCTGGAGGGAGAGCGGGCGCAGGAGCAGGCGCGGTTGAGTGGCATGCGGGCCGAGCTGGCCACGCTTCGGGTGCGCGCCGTCGGCAGCGGCATCGTTCTGACCCAGCGACCCGAGGAGCTCTCAGGGCGCTGGGTGAAAGAGGGCGAGCTGATACTTCAGCTGGGCCAGCCCGACTCGGTCGAGCTCCGGGTTGGTCTGATGGGGGCGGGGGCCCTCCAGGTACGGCCGGGACAGACGGTACGCCTCATCGCCCACGCCGATCCCGGGATCCGCCTGACTGCGCGGATCGCCAGTGTCTCGCTGGCGGCGGCGCAGCCCTCCCCGGGCAGCCTCGAGGCACGAGTCCGCACCGCGGCGGGCGCCGCCTGGCGGCCTGGAATGACCGGGGAGGCGAGCATCCAGGTCCGGAACTCCAACCTTTGGGGCTCCCTCTGGTGGGCCCTCCGGCGGCGGATCAGGAGCGACATCCTGCTCTAGAGCACGGCTCGGGCTTCGGGTGGCAGCCTCGTGCCATGGCGTCACTTGCGCGATCCCGCCGGGGCTGCAACCATTGGGTGTCATCTCACAGGGACCAGACCATTCCCCGCGACATGGTGGCGCTCGTCCGCAAGGCCTTTCAGGGCCTCTACGAGATCGAGCGTGAGATCGGGAAAGGCGGCAATGCGCGGATTTATCTGGCGCGGAAGCCGCAAGGCCCTCCTGTTGCCCTCAAGGTTCTCCATCCCGAGCTGCTGGTCAGCGTGGCGGCAGACCGGTTCCTGCGGGAGATCAAGCTCGCCTCCCAGCTCGATCACCCGCACATCGCGAAGCTGCTCGACTCCGGCGAGCGGGACTGGATCGTGTACTACGTCATGACCTACATCGAAGGCCTGACCCTCCGGGAGGTGCTGACCCAGTCGTCCCGGATATCGGTTCCCGATGCCCTGCGCCTGGCGGGCCACCTGCTCGATGCGCTGGACCACGCCCATGCGCGAGGGATCATCCACCGGGACGTCAAGCCGGAGAACGTGGTGATGTCGCCGATCGGCGCCGTGCTGCTCGACTTCGGCATCGCGCGCGCGGTGTGGGCGTCCGGGAGCGACCGGCTCACCCGCTCCGGCATCGCCGTGGGCACGTCCACCTACATGAGTCCGGAGCAGATCACGGCCTTGCAGGAGCTGGACCGGCGGAGCGACCTCTACTCGCTGGCCTGCGTGCTTTTCGAGTGCCTGGCCGGCCAACCCCCATTCTCGCACCGGAACGAGGCGATGGTGCTCCAGCTCCACCTCACCCAACCGCCCCCGGACGTCCGGGACCTCCGGCCGGAGGTCCCGGCGGAGCTGGCACGGGGCATCGCTCGGGCAATGGCCAAGACGCCGGAGGAGCGCTGGCAATCGGCGGCGGCGATGCGGGACGCCCTCACGGCGGTGGTGGTCGGCTAGCCGCACCTTTCACATCTCGTCGCTCCTGGCGGTCCGCCCCGATTAGTTTCCGTCATCGACTCCATTGGCCTTGAGGTTCAGTGACCGCTCCGCTCGACCAGCTGACGTCCGCTCTGGGAGACCGGTACGCCGTCGACCGCCAGGTCGGCGAAGGCGGCATGGCCACCGTCTACCTCGCCCGCGATCTCAAGCACGAGCGCAAGGTCGCCATCAAGGTGCTGCGGCCGGAGCTCTCCGTCTCGCTCGGCGCCGATCGCTTCCTCCGGGAGATCCGGGTCGCGGCCAACCTGCAGCACCCCAACATCCTCGGACTCTACGACTCGGGCGAGTGCGAGGGCCTGCTCTATTACGTCATGCCGTTCGTGGAGGGGGAGTCGCTGCGCGACCGGCTCAACCGGGAGCAGCAGCTACCGCTGCACGACGCGCTGCAGATCACCCGGGAGTCCGCGGAAGCGCTCGACCACGCCCACCAGCACGGCATCATTCACCGGGACATGAAGCCGGAGAACATCCTCCTGCTGGGCGGCCACGCGCTGGTGGCCGACTTCGGCATCGCCCGGGCGGTGAGCTCGGCCGGCGGCGAGAAGCTGACCCAGACCGGCATGGCCGTGGGCACCCCGTATTACATGAGCCCGGAGCAGGCCCTGGGCAGCGAGCACGTGGATGCCCGGAGCGACGTCTACAGTCTGGGCTGCGTGCTGTACGAGCTCCTGATCGGCCAGCCGCCGTTTACCGGACCGAACGCGATGGCCATCATGGCACGGCACTCCATGGAGGCGGTGCCCAGCCTGCAGGTGGTGCGGCAGTCGATCCCCGACGAGGTCGAGGACATCGTCATGCAGGCGCTGGAGAAGACGCCGGCGGACCGATGGCAGACCATGCGGGAGTTCGCCGACGCGCTGAGCGAGGCGGAAGCGGATGCCTCCCTCCAGCGCACCGCGGCGCGGCGCGCGGCGACGGCGAGCCGGCGAACGGCGGGAACGAAAGGAGTGCCGGCCGCCAGGCGGACGGGCACACGGGCGG is drawn from Gemmatimonadales bacterium and contains these coding sequences:
- a CDS encoding efflux RND transporter periplasmic adaptor subunit gives rise to the protein MSVHSASLEQLRQELERLHLLHATGMELASSLDLDELLPLALERMRSAVGAGAGTLWMADEGDMARCRVGAGEIGERLLGAQRPWSEVADALPSAVGATLVVPLQVGDERVGVIQLSDKGGPGGLFNVDDRELVEALAPVTALALRNARVHSAGQRAEDITLILEISREIGSTLDLDRVLRSVVNLASRALTFDRGAVGLYDKGKCEIRAVAGQEHVDPKDPRLQDLIARAGWAAGRGETLYLSDRHAPTSDAERVFLTIFGPDLETDGVESGLYLALKDEEGILGVLVFESSTPDLATENQRGLLMILANQTAVALRNAQLYNQVPMVDAIGAIAAKKQALLALPKRRVQLYAGVGLALLAGLTLIRWPLRVAGSGPTFRAMSLAPVRALVPGVVERVLVAEGTLVPRGAPLASLRATRLAADREATVAEAATAQRQAAQAAARGDAGEERLQRDRGDALQREVSILDQELALTTIRAPVSGVVLTPHVGERAGASVEEGDLLVTLGRIDTLELEFGVDQRDIGRVHPGQEVRFRVDALPQRTLTGRVSSVGLLPSDTAGGVQYPVRAMVPNPDGVLKPDMAAYVRVLTAPASTAGRLLRGPSRWVRLAWWRLWS
- a CDS encoding serine/threonine-protein kinase codes for the protein MSSHRDQTIPRDMVALVRKAFQGLYEIEREIGKGGNARIYLARKPQGPPVALKVLHPELLVSVAADRFLREIKLASQLDHPHIAKLLDSGERDWIVYYVMTYIEGLTLREVLTQSSRISVPDALRLAGHLLDALDHAHARGIIHRDVKPENVVMSPIGAVLLDFGIARAVWASGSDRLTRSGIAVGTSTYMSPEQITALQELDRRSDLYSLACVLFECLAGQPPFSHRNEAMVLQLHLTQPPPDVRDLRPEVPAELARGIARAMAKTPEERWQSAAAMRDALTAVVVG
- a CDS encoding efflux RND transporter periplasmic adaptor subunit, translated to MKRTLLLFPILVACGCRQPGPSTKATAAAANDSAGSPPASLVTADTATIDAPLSLPAQLYVEHDAVVFARSAGVVESIFVDLGSRVAANQVLAKLESTEQAIALDQARDRFANAKQRVERQRALKTAGVVTQADSEQMEFEYRAAELALRQAQRDYDLTRIASPFSGALTSRTARIGRLVRSGDTLFRVTALAPILATVRVPETSAFGLKVGSTAEVVGPRGERATARMVRASPVVDAASGTREVVLQVAPGTRLTPGSTVTVRIGSERRQVVTLPRSAIGSEGYALVWEDHRTALRAVTLGSAVPGDRVEVVSGLAPGERVVPSGP
- a CDS encoding HlyD family efflux transporter periplasmic adaptor subunit, with protein sequence MSAPKLRPDLVFVEQTYRGEQSFIVKDPASHKYFRFRPVEALVMRALDGQPLEQAAAALVEQGTRVTAAALEKFAAKLKKMDLCERTLEERSIMLMERLRADRRQRLKPPLFQGDLLRLRWSIGDPDALFDRWMPRFHFFFTRAGVALALAMFAIYFIVLAVKWPEFSDVVRRVFSFEPRTIALMYVSFLFVAAIHELGHGFACKHFGGQVHEIGAMLLYFDLAFFCNVNDAWSFPERRARLWVTAAGSWIQLILAGGAGIVWWATPAGTLLSDFAMATFVMAGILTVILNLNPLIPLDGYFALMDYLEIANLRPRAFGYLGWAVKHHLLGIDVPQPPADEREQRIFLWYGVLAALYSGFILYAFAGLVYGWMDRALGTLGVLLFIGGAWLMFRRQLREFGTAAWLAVRQRISTVGTGRRRRLAWGTGAVLVLGAVIPRPITVTGRFSASPALSIPLTAPEAGMVDRVLVREGTRVTAGAPVIEIRNLPLERRAAASDRLVDSLAALETRARALGQEDELGRLEGERAQEQARLSGMRAELATLRVRAVGSGIVLTQRPEELSGRWVKEGELILQLGQPDSVELRVGLMGAGALQVRPGQTVRLIAHADPGIRLTARIASVSLAAAQPSPGSLEARVRTAAGAAWRPGMTGEASIQVRNSNLWGSLWWALRRRIRSDILL